The nucleotide window ACGGAGCAGAGAGACTTGAGCGGCATGACCTCAATACTAGTAGTGATAATAGCGGTTGGCGCGATCCGGGCGGGTGACGGAAGGAACTTGACGATGGCCGGTGAAGCGACGCTATGAACCGGTCTCGAGACGTTTCGATCGCGATCGTGGACTACGGGCTCGGAAACCTCAGGAGCGTCAAGAGCGGCCTCGAACGCGCCGACGCGACGGTGGCGGTCGTCGATGACCCTGGCGCGCTCTCGACGGCCGACGGCGTCGTCCTCCCGGGCGTGGGAGCGTTCGCGGAGGGCATGGACAACGCCGGGCCGTATCGCGACGCGATCCGCGAGGTCGTCGAGACGGGCACGCCACTCTTTGGCATCTGTCTGGGGATGCAGATGCTGCTGACGGGCAGCGAGGAGTCCACACACGCGGGCCAGGGCGACGTCGAAGGACTGGATCTGGTCCCGGGCCAGAACCGGCGGTTTTCGACCGAGATGACCGTCCCGCACATGGGCTGGAACACCCTCTCGGTCGAGCGCGAACACCCGCTGTTGGAGGGCGTCGACGGCGAGTACGCCTACTTCGTCCATTCGTACTACGCCGACCCCGACGACGACGGCGCGGCCGTCGCGACGACGGAGTACGGCGAGCGGTTCGCGAGCGTCGTCAGCGACGACTCGGGGCAGGTCTTCGGCACGCAGTTCCACCCCGAGAAATCCGGCGAGACGGGGCTGCGCATTCTCCGGAACTTCGTGGAGTTGGCCGATCCGACACGGTAATGGCGACCGCCGCCATAGCACCGGTATGCAGCACGTGACGATTCCGCAGGACCGAATCGGGGTGCTGATCGGTGAGGGCGGGGAGACGATGCGGGAGATCGAATCGGCCGCAGAGGTGCGACTCGATATCGACTCCGAGACCGGATCGGTCGCCGTCGAGACCGTCGGTGACCCGGTGATCGGGCTGAAAGGGCCAGACGTGGTCAAGGCCATCGGGCGCGGGTTCGCCCCCGATCAGGCGCTCGAACTGCTCGCTGACGACCTCGTCATGCTCGACGTGATCGACGTCGAGGCCGCAGCGCGCAACGACCGCGATTTGCGACGCATCAAGGGCCGACTCATCGGTGAGGACGGCCGCACCCGGGAGTTGATGGAGGACCTCAGCGGTGCGAACGTCCGGATCTACGGGTCGACGCTGTCGGTCATCGGTGAACCCGAGCAGGTCGACGCCGTCCGGGAGGCCACCCAGATGCTGATCGACGGTGCACCACACGGCTCGGTGTACGCCTTCCTGGAGCGGCGGCACAACGAGATGGCCGACCCCGGCATCGAGTACCACCAGTTCACCGGGTGATCGGCGTCCGCCGGCGGCCAGTACTGTCAGCGAGCGACTGCGTCACCCCGGTCCGCCCGCCGGCCCGCCCAAAAATATAACAGATTGCCCCGCCGAATTCTTCATCGGAGCCCAGGAGGTCACCGTGTCTCACGAATCCGAACAGACCGGGGGACTCGATCCCCCCGCCCCCGACGAGACGAGCGATGCCCAGCAGATCGGTGAACTGGTCGAGCGGTTACGGGAGTTCCGCGACCCACACCAGTCCGATCCAGCCAGCGACGGCGTCCTGATCGACCAACTCGAAGAGGTCGAACAGCGACTGCTGGCCTTCGGGCGCGCGCTCGGTGGCGACCCCAACGACGTGACTGACCTCCCCTTCACCGAGGAGGCGGCCCTCCACAGCATGCCCGAGCCACTGTACGTCCGTCACGACCGGGAGATGCTCAACCAGATCACGAGCTGGCTGCTTCAAGACCAGCACATCGGGTTGATCAGTCCCTACGGCACGGGCAAGACCGCGTTCCGCGAGATCGTCCGTCGTGATCTGGGCAATCACGACGACTTCGTCGTCGCCTTCCTGGACAATCCCGAACAGACCACGCCCCGAAAGCTGTACGCGACCGCGCTCGAAGCCGCCTACGACGCGGGCTATCGCATCGACACCAGTGAGTTCCGGCAGGTCCGAGACGGCATTCCGTGGGTGACCGAGGACACCAAAGCCGCCGTCAGCGCCATCGTCGACATGATCCGCGACGACGGCGGGACACTCCTGCTCGTCATCGACGAGATCGAAGTCCTGCCCGAACAGCTCATGTCGACGATCCAGGTCGCCGGCGACACCGGCGTTCGCCTGTTCTTGCTCGGGACGCCCGAGGGCAAGCGCCGCCTGGCGGAGTTGCGCGGCACGCTCGATTCACGATTGCGCTACTACGAGGGGATCGATCCGTTCGACCCGAAACACGTCTCGGAGTACATCGCGCGCTCGATCGCGTACTTCCGCGGCGAGGAGTTCGACGGCACGCGCCCGGGGCTGTTCACCGAGGACGCGATCAAAGACATCCAACGGCGGACCGACGGCGTCCCCCGCGAGGTCCGCATCGAGTGTCGCGAACTGTTCACGCGCGCGGCGTTCGTCTGGTATCGCACCGGCCAGGACATCGACCGCATCAAGATCACACCCGAACTCCGGCATCGGCGGTTCGGGATGGGCCGTTAGATCCGCTCGAACAGCGCCAGCACGTCCTGGGAGTCGACGTCGCCGTCGCCATCGAAATCGAACATCGTGGGCGTGTTCTGGACCGCCGGCGCGTCGGTGTTCTGGAACAGCGTGTTCACGTCGGGGAAATCGAGGTCGCCGTTCCCACTCACGTCCTCGAACACCCCGTCGCCGTCGGGATCGGTCGGGCGAGCGTCCCCGAGAATCGGG belongs to Halococcoides cellulosivorans and includes:
- the hisH gene encoding imidazole glycerol phosphate synthase subunit HisH, whose protein sequence is MNRSRDVSIAIVDYGLGNLRSVKSGLERADATVAVVDDPGALSTADGVVLPGVGAFAEGMDNAGPYRDAIREVVETGTPLFGICLGMQMLLTGSEESTHAGQGDVEGLDLVPGQNRRFSTEMTVPHMGWNTLSVEREHPLLEGVDGEYAYFVHSYYADPDDDGAAVATTEYGERFASVVSDDSGQVFGTQFHPEKSGETGLRILRNFVELADPTR
- a CDS encoding KH domain-containing protein, whose product is MQHVTIPQDRIGVLIGEGGETMREIESAAEVRLDIDSETGSVAVETVGDPVIGLKGPDVVKAIGRGFAPDQALELLADDLVMLDVIDVEAAARNDRDLRRIKGRLIGEDGRTRELMEDLSGANVRIYGSTLSVIGEPEQVDAVREATQMLIDGAPHGSVYAFLERRHNEMADPGIEYHQFTG
- a CDS encoding ATP-binding protein translates to MVERLREFRDPHQSDPASDGVLIDQLEEVEQRLLAFGRALGGDPNDVTDLPFTEEAALHSMPEPLYVRHDREMLNQITSWLLQDQHIGLISPYGTGKTAFREIVRRDLGNHDDFVVAFLDNPEQTTPRKLYATALEAAYDAGYRIDTSEFRQVRDGIPWVTEDTKAAVSAIVDMIRDDGGTLLLVIDEIEVLPEQLMSTIQVAGDTGVRLFLLGTPEGKRRLAELRGTLDSRLRYYEGIDPFDPKHVSEYIARSIAYFRGEEFDGTRPGLFTEDAIKDIQRRTDGVPREVRIECRELFTRAAFVWYRTGQDIDRIKITPELRHRRFGMGR